A genomic region of Thermus sp. LT1-2-5 contains the following coding sequences:
- a CDS encoding ABC transporter permease gives MSETQSRKALRGWVGLSPWEVARVAFRAMAANPLRSALTALGVVIGVAAVVALTMVGQGTTRRISTLLEGLGTNLLTVGPAQGGRGPGGGLVRFGGPATLPLSDAYAIQEAFAGEVVGVAPVAQANFQLKFGANNLRATVVGTWPDFAQVRNASPERGSFFTWEDVEARRRVAVIGYGIAQDLFGGEDPLGQRLRIQGIPFTVVGVLPDKGDQGFVSTNYQVYVPLSTYLQRLARPEAGGPKVNAIYLQGAERDRLRDLQTRLTQFLAERHGLWDPESYDFSVTNQQDALESVNQTTLAMTLFLGGVAGISLLVGGIGIMNIMLVSVTERTREIGVRKALGARPQDILAQFLAESVVLSVGGGVLGVALGLLMARFVGQAIGVSPVFAPWSVGLAFVFAVAVAHIPHPLHSSR, from the coding sequence CACAGTCCCGCAAGGCGCTTCGGGGCTGGGTGGGGCTTTCCCCCTGGGAGGTGGCCCGCGTGGCCTTCAGGGCCATGGCCGCCAATCCCTTGCGCTCCGCCCTCACCGCCCTCGGGGTGGTCATCGGCGTGGCGGCGGTGGTGGCCCTCACCATGGTGGGCCAGGGTACCACCCGGCGCATCTCCACCCTATTGGAGGGCCTCGGCACCAATCTCCTCACCGTGGGCCCCGCCCAAGGGGGGCGGGGGCCGGGCGGGGGGTTGGTGCGCTTTGGGGGCCCCGCCACCTTGCCTCTTTCCGACGCTTACGCCATACAGGAGGCTTTTGCCGGGGAGGTGGTAGGGGTGGCCCCCGTGGCCCAGGCCAACTTCCAGCTCAAGTTCGGGGCCAATAACCTCAGGGCTACGGTGGTGGGCACCTGGCCGGATTTCGCCCAGGTGCGGAACGCTTCTCCCGAGCGGGGAAGCTTCTTCACCTGGGAGGACGTGGAGGCGCGGCGCCGGGTGGCGGTGATCGGCTACGGCATCGCCCAGGACCTATTTGGGGGAGAAGACCCCTTAGGCCAGCGCCTGCGCATCCAGGGCATACCCTTCACCGTGGTGGGGGTGTTGCCGGACAAGGGGGATCAGGGGTTCGTGAGCACCAACTACCAGGTGTATGTGCCCCTTTCCACCTATTTGCAACGCCTTGCCCGCCCGGAGGCGGGAGGCCCCAAGGTGAACGCCATCTACCTTCAGGGGGCCGAGCGCGACCGCCTGAGGGACCTCCAAACCCGCCTCACCCAGTTCCTGGCGGAGCGCCATGGGCTTTGGGATCCGGAGAGCTACGATTTCTCCGTGACCAACCAGCAGGACGCCCTGGAGAGCGTGAACCAGACCACCTTGGCCATGACCCTCTTCTTGGGAGGTGTGGCGGGGATCAGCCTCCTGGTGGGGGGGATCGGCATCATGAACATCATGCTCGTTTCCGTCACGGAGCGCACCCGGGAGATCGGGGTGCGCAAGGCCTTGGGAGCGCGGCCCCAGGACATCCTGGCCCAATTCCTCGCCGAGTCCGTGGTCCTCAGCGTGGGCGGGGGGGTTTTGGGCGTGGCGTTAGGCCTTCTCATGGCCCGCTTCGTGGGGCAAGCCATCGGGGTGAGCCCGGTGTTCGCCCCCTGGAGCGTGGGCCTTGCCTTTGTCTTCGCCGTGGCGGTAGCCCACATTCCGCACCCCCTTCACTCCAGCAGGTAA